One genomic window of Acidobacteriota bacterium includes the following:
- a CDS encoding ATP synthase F0 subunit B encodes MNDQAEASMGTGKKGSRRRYGRLWLALLVAAPLMIAASGGSGWGWIETVGRWFNLAVLVGIIVYFLRAPLRQFLVDRKRGIQENISSAGQALQEAEERLSTVKGQIEGLDDELAGMRQTTIEESELERQRVLARSQRDVDRLTRRAETEIQLLTRVARNEIRSHAADLAVGLARQRLSQELTAEEDARVVGRAVEHLDSRN; translated from the coding sequence GTGAACGATCAGGCGGAAGCCTCCATGGGAACAGGGAAAAAGGGTTCGCGCCGGCGATACGGGCGACTCTGGTTGGCGCTGCTGGTGGCGGCGCCCCTCATGATCGCTGCCTCGGGAGGGAGCGGCTGGGGCTGGATCGAGACCGTCGGCCGGTGGTTTAATCTCGCCGTCCTGGTGGGCATCATCGTCTACTTTCTACGAGCTCCGCTGCGGCAGTTTCTGGTCGACCGCAAGCGTGGCATTCAGGAAAATATCAGCTCGGCGGGACAGGCCTTGCAGGAGGCCGAAGAGCGGCTGTCGACGGTCAAGGGGCAGATCGAGGGGCTGGACGATGAACTGGCCGGCATGAGGCAGACCACGATCGAGGAATCGGAGTTGGAGCGGCAGCGCGTGTTGGCACGGAGCCAACGGGATGTGGACCGCCTGACCCGGCGAGCGGAAACGGAGATCCAGTTGCTGACTCGCGTGGCCCGGAACGAAATCCGGTCCCACGCCGCCGATCTGGCGGTGGGTCTGGCCCGGCAGAGGTTGAGTCAGGAGCTGACGGCTGAAGAGGACGCCCGGGTCGTGGGCAGGGCCGTCGAGCACCTCGACAGCCGAAACTGA